A single Parabacteroides timonensis DNA region contains:
- a CDS encoding RagB/SusD family nutrient uptake outer membrane protein, which translates to MKKNILNLTIASLLAVSFSACNEADFLNKTNPNTPTDEGFWDYPENVNQALCTIYAPIRNQSEGYYGAHTHYLTMTSRGDDVFLIPNEDGDIKFYATFSNTSNMDPGIWGDMYKGIQRANMVISNLEAEGNEWADPELKQQYLSEAYGMRGMYYFLLASNYGAVPIHLTPVQNPEDTYIASSPEAEVWKRVEDDFIEAAKYLPVERDAKEIQRISKGMALAYLGKAYVFQKKYPEAKEILGQLLQSPYNYDLVEDPLENFHQDHKFNKESIYEIDYVNELGGTGTWGGDDTNASMGMNLPTYLGPEGTGAWFKMSPASEALREFIKEPRPEGSDSKYDKRMYATFYFNQNEVGDNKPYDNPYGMTFAELWDTPSKGKLSRDPENAYMKHPKADNGVQFQALGKKYTNFFGENNDAMYTPSSRNNSLRVFRFAEVLLLHAEACAMTNDIAGANADLQRIRDRAGLASKDFSGMSQAEVMKEIEHQNFLEFCMEGHRFYDLRRYYTAAEVKQHFIDCGKVGGANFSEKHFYYPIGEGEMNNNPQIEQNPLWK; encoded by the coding sequence ATGAAAAAGAATATATTGAATTTAACGATAGCATCTTTACTTGCAGTGTCATTCTCTGCATGTAACGAGGCGGATTTCTTGAACAAAACAAATCCCAACACGCCCACAGATGAAGGTTTTTGGGACTACCCTGAAAATGTAAATCAGGCATTATGTACCATCTATGCGCCTATCCGAAATCAATCTGAAGGTTATTATGGCGCACATACGCATTATCTGACTATGACTAGTCGTGGAGATGATGTATTTCTGATTCCCAACGAAGACGGTGACATCAAGTTCTATGCAACCTTTAGCAATACTTCTAACATGGATCCGGGTATTTGGGGAGATATGTACAAAGGAATACAGCGCGCCAATATGGTTATTAGCAATTTGGAAGCAGAAGGCAACGAATGGGCAGATCCCGAATTGAAACAACAATACCTGTCTGAAGCCTACGGTATGCGCGGTATGTATTACTTCCTTTTGGCAAGCAATTATGGAGCTGTTCCTATTCACTTGACTCCGGTACAAAACCCGGAAGACACTTACATTGCCTCTTCTCCGGAAGCTGAAGTGTGGAAGCGTGTGGAAGATGACTTTATTGAGGCTGCCAAATATTTGCCGGTAGAACGCGATGCAAAAGAAATACAGCGTATCAGTAAAGGTATGGCACTAGCTTATTTGGGAAAAGCGTATGTATTCCAGAAAAAATATCCTGAAGCAAAAGAAATATTAGGACAATTGCTGCAATCGCCCTACAACTATGACCTGGTGGAAGATCCATTAGAAAACTTCCATCAAGACCATAAATTCAATAAAGAATCGATTTATGAGATTGATTATGTAAATGAATTAGGTGGTACAGGTACATGGGGAGGTGACGATACCAATGCCAGTATGGGTATGAATCTCCCGACCTATTTGGGTCCGGAAGGAACAGGTGCTTGGTTTAAGATGTCTCCGGCTTCAGAAGCATTACGCGAATTTATCAAAGAACCTCGTCCGGAAGGATCAGACAGTAAGTATGACAAGCGTATGTATGCTACTTTCTACTTCAACCAGAATGAAGTAGGCGACAACAAACCTTATGATAATCCTTATGGCATGACCTTTGCTGAATTATGGGATACTCCGAGCAAAGGAAAGTTAAGCAGAGACCCGGAAAATGCTTACATGAAACATCCGAAAGCTGATAATGGTGTTCAATTCCAGGCATTAGGTAAGAAATATACCAATTTCTTCGGTGAAAACAATGATGCCATGTATACACCGTCTAGCCGTAACAACAGTTTGCGCGTATTCCGTTTTGCAGAAGTATTGTTGCTTCATGCAGAAGCCTGCGCCATGACGAACGACATTGCCGGTGCCAATGCAGACTTGCAGCGTATTCGCGACCGTGCCGGATTGGCATCTAAGGATTTCAGCGGCATGTCACAGGCTGAAGTTATGAAGGAAATCGAACATCAGAATTTCTTGGAGTTCTGTATGGAAGGTCATCGTTTCTACGACTTGAGACGCTATTATACAGCAGCTGAAGTGAAACAACATTTCATTGATTGCGGCAAGGTAGGCGGTGCAAACTTCTCGGAAAAACATTTCTACTATCCTATCGGCGAAGGAGAAATGAACAATAATCCGCAGATCGAACAGAATCCGTTGTGGAAATAA
- a CDS encoding aryl-sulfate sulfotransferase, producing MNEIRHYLSFGMAILCGGLICSCEKEEQSYNEVYTSIDACIKQNNILLNVEQETDNTYFFFDGDTVSIPTNTIASINTEATAWKTTLTGTDGTTIIIPTLGNSLNLSKESIKVNPTGYAPCSMQLTVPFPVEGRLKVCVKGKHGSQGDLSYLFSKFGYNHQEYIHGLYRDSNNTVDVSFANKEGKVLLTETIEVETTPPEDLVPDFFSSRQTVVSKPEQMEPGVTIVNDQGGGEYDAHRAYMLDSDGEVRWYLWLRNHPKLNITAHCGFKRLANGNFLGGDARKGNLFEFDMVGNLVKEWDIATKGYTFHHDVIEMPNGNLLATVTKAGSLNSEGTYTRFDYVIEVNRETGNIVTEWDLKKSLNPARDALMSKQDIEDFKHNWAHSNAVAYSQEDDCILVSNRYQGLVKLTRDNRLVWFLTPHRGAEKNRSALLMPLDANRNPITDKDVIDGKTAHEDFEWIWGAHCPVLLDNGHVLIFDNGYHRHHEEIDLYSQVGYSRAVEYVINEKQKTIQQVWEYGHKEQGRRCYSVALSSVQYLPQTKHVLFGPGVGTPNVNGAGGKIIEVDYDTKEVVYEVHISRPDYLVFHRVERISLYPENL from the coding sequence ATGAATGAAATAAGACACTACCTATCCTTCGGGATGGCAATACTCTGTGGAGGTTTGATCTGTTCTTGCGAAAAAGAAGAGCAAAGCTACAATGAAGTATACACATCAATAGATGCTTGCATCAAACAAAACAACATACTCCTGAATGTGGAGCAGGAAACAGACAACACCTATTTCTTTTTTGATGGAGATACTGTCTCTATCCCTACAAACACCATCGCATCCATAAATACGGAAGCAACCGCTTGGAAAACAACATTGACAGGCACAGATGGCACAACAATTATCATACCGACTTTAGGCAATTCGTTAAATCTGTCTAAAGAAAGCATAAAGGTGAATCCTACGGGATACGCCCCTTGCAGTATGCAGCTTACTGTTCCCTTTCCGGTAGAGGGAAGACTAAAAGTCTGCGTAAAAGGCAAACATGGCTCACAAGGCGATTTGTCGTACCTTTTCTCTAAATTTGGATATAATCATCAAGAATATATACATGGTTTATACCGTGACTCAAACAATACGGTAGATGTTTCTTTCGCCAATAAAGAAGGAAAAGTATTATTGACAGAAACAATAGAAGTCGAGACTACTCCCCCCGAAGATTTAGTTCCCGATTTCTTTTCTTCCCGCCAAACAGTTGTAAGCAAACCGGAACAGATGGAGCCGGGCGTTACGATTGTGAACGACCAGGGAGGAGGAGAATATGATGCCCACCGGGCTTATATGTTGGATAGCGACGGAGAAGTACGTTGGTATCTTTGGTTGCGTAATCATCCGAAGTTGAATATCACAGCACATTGCGGATTCAAGCGTTTGGCCAATGGTAACTTTTTAGGTGGAGATGCCCGGAAAGGGAATCTGTTCGAGTTTGATATGGTAGGTAATTTGGTGAAAGAATGGGATATTGCAACGAAAGGATATACCTTTCATCATGATGTGATAGAAATGCCGAATGGTAATCTTTTAGCAACTGTCACCAAAGCCGGAAGTCTGAATTCTGAAGGCACTTACACCCGTTTCGACTACGTGATAGAAGTAAACCGCGAAACCGGAAATATTGTAACCGAATGGGATTTGAAAAAAAGTCTGAATCCGGCACGAGATGCTTTGATGAGTAAACAAGATATAGAAGATTTTAAACATAACTGGGCACACTCCAACGCCGTTGCATATTCACAGGAAGACGATTGCATCCTGGTTTCTAACCGCTATCAAGGATTAGTGAAATTAACACGAGACAATCGACTAGTCTGGTTTCTCACCCCACACCGTGGAGCAGAAAAAAACAGAAGTGCCTTGTTAATGCCTTTAGATGCCAACAGGAATCCGATTACAGACAAAGATGTAATAGACGGGAAAACTGCTCATGAAGATTTTGAATGGATTTGGGGAGCACATTGCCCGGTTCTTCTTGACAACGGGCATGTACTCATCTTCGACAACGGATATCACCGCCATCACGAAGAGATAGATCTTTATAGCCAGGTAGGATATAGCCGCGCTGTGGAATATGTAATCAACGAGAAGCAGAAGACGATACAGCAAGTATGGGAATATGGACATAAGGAACAGGGACGCAGATGTTATTCCGTTGCACTTTCTTCTGTGCAATATCTTCCACAAACCAAGCATGTACTATTTGGTCCAGGTGTCGGTACTCCCAATGTAAATGGAGCCGGAGGAAAAATAATAGAAGTGGATTACGATACTAAGGAAGTTGTCTACGAAGTACATATTTCCCGACCGGATTATTTAGTATTCCATCGAGTAGAGCGTATCTCCCTCTACCCTGAGAACCTCTAA
- a CDS encoding glycoside hydrolase family 130 protein — protein METSFLHTIEKLQMQHQTLLAEENKPLEIPGSIATRYKNPVVTAAHIPLEWRYDLNPATNPYCLERIGANACMNSGAIKWNGKYLLMVRVEGWDRKSFFAIAESPNGVDNFRFWERPVNLPDIDPEETNVYDMRLTAHEDGWIYGIFCSERHDPTAAPGDLSSAVAKAGIVRTKDLIDWERLPDLKSKSQQRNVVLHPEFVDGKYALYTRPQDGFIDAGSGGGIGWALIEDITHAEVLSEQIIDKRYYHTIKEVKNGEGPHPIKTPQGWLHLAHGVRACAAGLRYVLYLYMTSLDDPTKVIAQPGGYFLAPVGEERIGDVSNVLFTNGWIADEDGKVFIYYASCDTRMHVAVSTIDVLVDYCMNTPEDGLRSAASVARINELIDKNKKYKGV, from the coding sequence ATGGAAACCAGTTTCTTACATACGATCGAAAAGTTACAGATGCAACATCAAACACTTCTTGCCGAAGAAAATAAACCTTTGGAAATACCCGGCAGCATTGCTACACGTTATAAAAACCCCGTCGTAACCGCAGCGCATATTCCCCTGGAATGGCGTTACGACCTCAACCCGGCAACCAATCCGTATTGCCTGGAGCGTATCGGGGCGAATGCTTGTATGAACTCCGGAGCGATTAAGTGGAACGGGAAATATCTGCTGATGGTCCGTGTGGAAGGCTGGGACCGCAAATCGTTCTTTGCCATTGCCGAGAGTCCGAATGGGGTGGACAACTTCCGGTTCTGGGAACGGCCGGTCAACCTGCCGGATATCGATCCGGAAGAAACAAACGTATATGACATGCGCCTGACCGCACATGAAGACGGTTGGATATACGGTATCTTTTGCAGCGAGCGCCATGATCCGACTGCCGCTCCGGGTGACTTGTCATCGGCCGTGGCAAAAGCAGGGATTGTCCGTACAAAAGACTTGATCGACTGGGAAAGGCTACCGGACCTGAAATCAAAAAGCCAGCAGCGCAATGTAGTCCTTCATCCGGAATTTGTCGATGGGAAGTATGCATTATATACCCGTCCGCAGGATGGCTTTATCGATGCCGGCAGTGGCGGAGGTATCGGCTGGGCACTCATCGAGGATATTACACACGCAGAAGTTCTCTCTGAACAAATAATTGATAAACGCTACTATCATACAATCAAGGAGGTCAAGAACGGGGAAGGTCCGCATCCCATCAAAACTCCGCAGGGCTGGTTACACCTCGCCCACGGGGTCAGGGCATGCGCTGCAGGACTACGTTATGTACTTTATCTGTACATGACGTCCCTCGACGACCCGACAAAGGTTATCGCACAGCCCGGCGGCTACTTCCTCGCACCTGTCGGGGAAGAACGCATCGGGGATGTCTCGAACGTTTTATTTACCAATGGATGGATTGCAGACGAAGATGGAAAAGTATTTATCTACTACGCATCCTGCGACACCCGCATGCATGTAGCAGTATCGACAATAGACGTTTTGGTCGATTACTGCATGAACACTCCGGAAGACGGTCTTCGGTCGGCCGCTTCTGTTGCCCGGATAAATGAACTGATTGATAAAAATAAAAAGTACAAAGGGGTATGA
- a CDS encoding DUF2461 domain-containing protein — MNTEIIQFLKELSQNNNREWFQANKDRYDVLHKGFLDEVQQLINRIALFDPQVAGLEAKDCQFRIYRDLRFSPDKTPYKIHFAAYMAQGGRASERGGYYIHLEPGNCMLSGGVWCPPPKLLKMLRQDIYDHIDEFVGIIENPSFKEAFPVMEGEVLKRMPAGYPTDFKYSEIMRHKDYCFATVKPDEFFMTEDWMDQAIKHFEQLLPFNNFLNYTVDEFLGRV; from the coding sequence ATGAATACAGAAATTATACAATTCCTGAAGGAATTAAGCCAGAACAATAACCGGGAGTGGTTTCAGGCAAATAAAGACCGCTACGATGTATTGCATAAAGGGTTTCTCGATGAGGTACAGCAACTGATCAACCGGATCGCCCTGTTCGATCCGCAGGTGGCCGGGCTGGAAGCGAAAGACTGCCAGTTCCGTATCTACCGGGATTTGCGTTTTTCTCCGGATAAGACCCCTTATAAAATTCATTTTGCCGCTTATATGGCGCAAGGTGGACGTGCCAGTGAACGGGGTGGATATTATATTCATCTGGAGCCGGGTAATTGTATGCTATCGGGTGGTGTATGGTGTCCTCCTCCCAAACTGTTGAAGATGCTTCGTCAGGATATTTACGATCATATCGACGAGTTTGTAGGTATCATTGAAAATCCGTCTTTTAAAGAGGCTTTTCCGGTAATGGAGGGCGAAGTGTTGAAACGTATGCCGGCCGGTTATCCGACGGATTTCAAATATAGTGAGATCATGCGACACAAGGATTACTGTTTTGCTACCGTTAAACCGGACGAATTCTTTATGACGGAAGATTGGATGGACCAGGCAATCAAGCATTTCGAACAGTTACTCCCGTTTAATAACTTCCTGAATTATACGGTTGACGAATTTCTGGGGCGGGTATAA
- a CDS encoding sialate O-acetylesterase has protein sequence MKLTRITGMAVGLSLLMAGVQAKISLPSVFTDHMVLQQKSDVPVWGWGVANATIKVVGSWAPKDTATTVVRPDGTWEAALKTAGAGGPYTVSVSGDGSRELKDVMLGEVWLCSGQSNMEWTPMSNIDNRDEEISAANYPNIRFFHIPKRGAKTLQNNCEASWAACTPDVMKNTSAVAYFFGRDLQKELNVPIGLIVSSWGGTPAEVWTPEELVMNNPQICDVMPDKTYPWWPVEPGVLYNQMINPVVPYALAGAIWYQGESNRDHASSYGVLLKTMIEGWRKNFKKDFPFYLVQIAPHTYNSNDNGAALVREHQEWVSRTVPGTGMVAISDCVADVTNIHPTDKQNVGLRLANMALGKAYGQLASGYESPVFSKMTVDKNKAVISFLHADAGLMCKGKQLTGFMIAGEDGVFEPGKAQIKDNTVVVTSPRVKKPVAVHYCFDDATIGNLFGKEGLPVAPFRTDRNWDNE, from the coding sequence ATGAAACTTACACGAATTACCGGGATGGCTGTCGGTCTCTCCCTATTGATGGCCGGTGTGCAGGCTAAAATAAGTCTGCCTTCTGTTTTTACCGACCACATGGTTTTGCAACAAAAGAGTGATGTGCCTGTATGGGGCTGGGGAGTGGCAAATGCTACGATCAAAGTTGTCGGGAGTTGGGCTCCTAAAGATACGGCAACAACTGTTGTTCGTCCGGATGGAACCTGGGAAGCGGCATTGAAAACAGCCGGAGCCGGAGGCCCTTACACGGTATCTGTGTCGGGGGATGGTAGCCGGGAACTTAAGGACGTCATGCTGGGAGAAGTCTGGCTTTGCAGTGGGCAATCGAATATGGAATGGACACCGATGAGCAATATAGATAACCGCGATGAAGAAATCTCTGCCGCCAATTATCCGAATATTCGTTTCTTTCATATCCCTAAACGCGGAGCAAAAACTCTTCAGAACAATTGTGAAGCATCCTGGGCGGCCTGTACTCCTGATGTAATGAAAAATACCAGTGCTGTGGCTTATTTCTTTGGTCGTGATCTGCAAAAAGAGCTGAACGTACCGATCGGCCTGATTGTATCTTCCTGGGGTGGTACTCCTGCCGAAGTTTGGACCCCGGAAGAGTTGGTGATGAATAATCCACAGATATGTGATGTCATGCCGGACAAAACATATCCCTGGTGGCCGGTGGAGCCGGGTGTTTTATATAATCAGATGATCAATCCGGTTGTACCTTATGCCCTGGCCGGTGCAATCTGGTATCAGGGAGAGTCAAACCGCGATCATGCTTCGTCCTACGGTGTTTTGTTGAAGACAATGATTGAAGGCTGGCGTAAGAATTTTAAGAAAGATTTCCCGTTTTATCTGGTGCAGATCGCACCTCATACGTATAATTCAAACGATAACGGGGCTGCTTTGGTTCGCGAACATCAGGAATGGGTGTCACGTACGGTTCCGGGAACAGGTATGGTGGCAATCTCCGATTGTGTTGCAGATGTAACGAATATTCATCCGACAGATAAGCAAAACGTTGGTCTGCGTCTGGCAAATATGGCTTTGGGAAAGGCTTACGGACAACTCGCTTCCGGCTACGAAAGCCCGGTATTCAGTAAAATGACGGTCGACAAGAACAAGGCGGTTATTTCATTCCTTCATGCTGATGCCGGACTAATGTGTAAAGGAAAACAGCTGACCGGGTTTATGATTGCAGGAGAAGACGGTGTTTTCGAACCGGGAAAAGCTCAGATCAAGGATAACACCGTTGTCGTAACTTCCCCGCGTGTGAAGAAGCCGGTTGCAGTTCATTATTGTTTTGATGATGCAACTATTGGAAACTTGTTCGGTAAGGAAGGTTTACCGGTTGCTCCGTTCCGTACGGACAGAAACTGGGATAATGAATGA
- a CDS encoding patatin-like phospholipase family protein, whose product MKKLLCFLLMLLVALPSLTAGRKKVGVVLGGGGAKGVAHIGVLRVLEEAGIPIDYVAGTSMGAIVGGLYAIGYTPAEIDSMVIHQDWTMLLSDRVTRTSLSFPEKENSERYILSLPFGKEKKDRVISGMIKGQNLQNLFSNLTIGYHDSIDFNNLNIPFACVAVDVVNGKDYVFHKGSLPLAMRASMAIPAVFAPVRLDSMVLVDGGLNDNFPVDVALNMGADIIIGIDLGTSDLKVLEGLNTPGDVIGQIIALHGYEKYAKNKERADLLFRPNMTPYNAASFSTTALDTLIRRGEQEARGRWDEIMALKKKIGIPEDYRPEEHILPRKSYPVLPTDSFYIRHISFAGTDPRDEKWLMQISGLRENSHITLKELHKAMSILVGSNAYSNVNYKLTGEQQQDLVLTAQKKSISSINLGVRFDSEEVIGVLLNATLDYRARNHSRLAFTGRVGGKISYGRLDYAIERNPLRNLNLAYQFTYNDLDIYRKGNKTFNTSYTHHLAEFGYSDMNWLNFKFKVGLRYEYFNYTSFLYTGDNNNEYEVKPEGFISYFALAHLETFDRRYFPTKGVSLKADYSFYTDNFVSYNGHAPFSAVGLNFTSVIPITSHLSVLPSLYGRVLIGGNLAYPFLNAVGGEVEGKYVPQQLPFAGINRVEIFDNAIAVARLHFRQRIAGRNYISLIGNYAIHHDDFLHLLKGKSVWGGSIGYAYNSIAGPLSANFSMSNQNTNLQFYLNLGFAF is encoded by the coding sequence ATGAAAAAGTTACTTTGCTTTTTGCTGATGTTACTGGTCGCTTTACCTTCCTTGACAGCCGGGCGAAAGAAAGTCGGGGTCGTACTGGGTGGCGGAGGAGCAAAAGGAGTAGCTCATATTGGCGTGTTGAGAGTGCTGGAGGAAGCAGGTATCCCGATCGATTATGTGGCGGGAACCAGTATGGGTGCTATTGTAGGAGGATTATATGCGATCGGTTATACTCCCGCGGAGATCGATAGCATGGTGATACATCAGGATTGGACAATGCTCCTGAGCGATCGGGTGACACGTACCAGTCTGTCGTTTCCGGAAAAAGAAAATTCCGAGCGATATATTCTCTCTTTGCCTTTTGGGAAGGAGAAGAAAGACCGTGTGATCAGCGGTATGATCAAAGGTCAGAATTTGCAGAATCTTTTCTCAAACCTCACGATCGGCTACCATGATTCCATTGATTTTAATAATCTCAATATACCGTTTGCCTGCGTAGCGGTAGATGTCGTGAATGGGAAAGATTATGTTTTCCATAAGGGAAGCTTACCTTTAGCTATGCGTGCGAGTATGGCTATTCCGGCTGTGTTTGCCCCGGTAAGACTGGACAGTATGGTATTGGTAGACGGCGGCCTGAATGATAATTTTCCTGTCGATGTCGCATTGAATATGGGGGCTGATATTATTATCGGCATTGATCTCGGGACCAGCGACCTGAAAGTGTTGGAGGGACTGAATACCCCCGGTGATGTAATCGGTCAGATCATAGCCCTGCATGGTTATGAAAAGTATGCGAAAAATAAAGAGAGGGCCGATTTGCTGTTTCGCCCGAATATGACTCCTTATAATGCGGCCAGTTTCAGTACGACGGCACTCGATACGCTGATCCGTCGTGGTGAGCAGGAAGCTCGTGGCCGCTGGGATGAGATTATGGCATTAAAAAAGAAGATCGGTATCCCGGAAGATTATCGTCCGGAGGAACATATATTACCCCGTAAGTCATATCCAGTTTTACCTACCGACAGTTTCTATATCCGGCATATTTCTTTTGCCGGTACCGACCCGCGCGATGAGAAGTGGTTGATGCAGATCAGCGGCCTGCGTGAAAATAGCCATATCACCTTGAAAGAGTTGCATAAAGCCATGTCGATCCTGGTCGGTTCAAATGCCTATTCGAATGTAAATTATAAATTGACAGGCGAACAACAACAGGATCTGGTACTGACGGCACAGAAGAAGTCGATCAGTTCGATTAACCTGGGTGTCCGCTTCGATTCGGAAGAGGTGATCGGTGTTTTACTGAATGCAACCTTAGATTATAGGGCACGCAACCATTCCCGGCTGGCTTTTACCGGACGTGTCGGTGGAAAGATCTCCTACGGACGGTTGGATTATGCGATCGAGCGGAATCCGTTGCGTAATCTGAATCTGGCTTATCAGTTTACTTATAATGACCTGGATATTTACCGGAAAGGAAATAAGACCTTTAATACCAGTTATACCCATCATCTGGCGGAGTTCGGATACTCTGATATGAACTGGCTGAACTTCAAGTTTAAGGTGGGCTTACGCTATGAATATTTCAACTATACTTCCTTTTTGTATACAGGGGATAATAACAACGAGTATGAGGTAAAGCCGGAAGGTTTCATCAGTTATTTTGCTCTGGCCCATCTGGAGACATTCGATCGGCGTTATTTCCCGACGAAAGGCGTTTCCCTGAAAGCCGATTATTCTTTTTATACGGATAACTTTGTCAGCTATAACGGTCATGCGCCTTTCTCGGCCGTCGGGCTTAATTTTACATCCGTTATTCCCATCACTTCCCATCTGAGTGTGCTGCCGTCTCTTTACGGACGTGTACTGATCGGAGGCAATCTGGCCTATCCTTTCCTGAATGCCGTGGGTGGAGAGGTGGAAGGAAAATATGTTCCCCAGCAATTACCGTTTGCCGGTATCAACCGGGTGGAGATATTCGACAATGCCATTGCGGTGGCCCGCCTTCATTTTCGGCAACGCATAGCCGGACGAAACTATATTTCGCTGATCGGTAACTATGCCATTCATCATGATGACTTCCTTCACCTGTTAAAAGGAAAAAGCGTTTGGGGCGGTAGTATCGGGTATGCCTATAATAGTATCGCCGGACCGTTGAGTGCCAATTTCAGTATGTCGAATCAGAACACAAACCTCCAGTTTTATTTAAATCTGGGATTTGCGTTTTAG
- a CDS encoding 6-bladed beta-propeller, with translation MDRFKILSIVIIISFLFSCGGKKTEKSAEEIEVVPAVPVYPMTVPFETGIETEREVLLSEIADSVKYIPLETNDKCLIRALKDANILKTDKYFFLPWIETLFQYTTDGKFVRKIGRKGSGPGEFVWISQIDVDEEKGLVFMMTTSQRINVYDMESGKFLRSMKSPDIESGDFSMLNDTTSVTFVRNTNGKRKTRIYISDIKGDTLKTFPRSDLFELNSQYSWMMSSPTDRYMFRYENMVCCKDYYNDTLFIVTKDLLEPRYIFQMGKYSLPIECRFEYLDGDNKRYQSLAAPYIRYQAIETDPYLFMPYSNWAGENVRKQQMAMFDKKNGDCYKLIGGVIKNDLSGGLPLRPVASLDSKTLLYVWEVQDIFKEAEKNPEILNHEQLKGIGEDDNPVLMIVYLK, from the coding sequence ATGGATCGATTTAAAATTTTATCAATAGTAATCATTATCTCTTTCCTGTTTTCCTGCGGAGGAAAGAAGACGGAGAAATCGGCAGAAGAAATAGAGGTCGTGCCGGCAGTTCCAGTATACCCGATGACTGTTCCGTTTGAAACCGGTATAGAGACAGAGCGCGAAGTGTTACTGAGTGAAATTGCTGATTCTGTAAAATATATACCGCTAGAGACGAATGATAAATGCTTGATCAGGGCTTTAAAAGACGCGAACATATTGAAGACTGATAAGTATTTCTTTCTGCCGTGGATCGAAACTTTATTCCAGTATACCACGGATGGTAAATTTGTCCGTAAGATCGGGCGCAAAGGAAGTGGCCCTGGTGAGTTTGTCTGGATCTCTCAAATAGATGTCGACGAAGAAAAAGGACTGGTTTTTATGATGACAACCTCTCAACGGATTAATGTCTATGATATGGAGTCGGGAAAGTTCCTTCGGTCAATGAAAAGTCCGGATATTGAATCGGGTGATTTCTCCATGCTGAATGATACGACATCGGTTACATTTGTACGTAACACAAACGGGAAAAGAAAGACTCGTATTTATATTTCTGATATCAAAGGGGATACGTTGAAAACTTTCCCGCGATCAGATTTATTTGAGCTCAATAGCCAGTATTCATGGATGATGAGCAGTCCCACAGATCGCTATATGTTCCGATATGAAAATATGGTTTGCTGTAAGGATTATTATAATGATACCTTGTTTATTGTCACAAAGGATCTACTTGAGCCGCGTTATATATTTCAAATGGGAAAATATTCTTTACCTATTGAATGTCGTTTTGAATATCTGGACGGAGATAATAAGCGGTACCAGTCGCTTGCTGCTCCTTATATCAGGTATCAGGCTATAGAAACAGATCCTTATTTGTTTATGCCTTATTCAAACTGGGCGGGTGAGAATGTACGCAAACAGCAAATGGCCATGTTTGATAAGAAAAACGGAGATTGTTATAAACTAATCGGTGGTGTTATTAAAAATGATTTGAGCGGAGGATTACCTCTTCGTCCTGTAGCATCATTAGATAGTAAAACTTTATTGTATGTTTGGGAAGTACAGGATATATTCAAAGAAGCCGAAAAGAATCCTGAAATTCTCAATCACGAACAACTAAAAGGAATAGGAGAGGATGATAACCCTGTCTTGATGATTGTTTATTTAAAGTGA